The DNA segment ACGCCCTGGAAGGCGTCCGCGCCGCCGTTCGCCGGGGCATTCCACACGCTTATGTTCCGGTGCAGGAGGAACGCCCTGGACTGCGGGGCCGGCTGGACCTTCCCCGGCAGGTGCGGCAACCGCCCCACCGCGCCCACCTGCTCCACGTCACCTACGACGAATTTTTGCCGGACCGGCCTGAGACACGCCTGACCCGCCTTTCGGTAGAACGTCTCGCTGCCCTGACCCGCCTGCCGGCCAACCAGCGCTTGGCCCGCGAACTCCTTCATGCTCTGGATGAGGTGCCCCCGAGCCGCAACGTCAACGTGGACTTCGCGGCGTGGCGGCTGGGCCGGGGGCACACCCACTTTGCGCCGCTTGAGGCGCTGTGCCGCATGGTGCTTTATGAACTCAATCCCATAGTGGCTGGGAAAAAAACCCAGGCTCACGCGCTGCTGTTCGACATGAATGTGGTCTACGAGGCTTACGTGGCCCAGCTTCTGCGTCGCCTTTACCCGACGTGGACGGTTGCTACCCAGGTCACCCAGCGGGCCCTGGGAGACGCTGACGGCCTTCCCGCCTTCCGGTTGCGCCCCGACCTGTTGCTGCGCACAGAAGAGGGGCAGGTCATCGTCGCGGACACCAAGTGGAAGCGCCTTGAGGCCGACAAAGCCCCCACCTACGACGTGGCCAATGCAGACGCCTATCAAATGCTCGCCTATAGCGAGGCCTTTCAGCACAGCGCGGCGTACACGCACAAGGCCCTCTGGCTGATCTACCCCCGATTGCCCGGCCTGCCACCTGTCAGTGCTCCCATCCGCCTTGGGCAGGGGCGCACCCTCAGCATCGTCACCATTGACCTGAATCAGGCGGACCCTGGGGCACAATGGCCAGCTTCGGTCTTGACCTGAACACACTCAGCGGTACGCACGAGGGCAGCAGCTGACCTCCCACAGCTCATCCTCTGCTCTCAAGGGCCAGGCACGATGTCCTTAATACCTAACAGGTTGAGATGCCATCCGGCCCTGCTCGGGGGATCAACAGTTTGTCATCTCCCGCCTAGAGAGGCAGCAGAGGATTGAGACTGCGCCTGAGTTGATCGACTTGATCATCGAGGGTGGCCGACGACACCGCTGCGGCCAACACACGGGCTAATGCCGCCGCCTGAATTTCCCCGCTGCGGCAGCGCTCTTCCAGCCGCTCCCATTGGTCGGGGCTGAAACGTTTGCGCAAGTACAGGTGCAGCGTTCCCTTATGGGCTTCCCACTGCTCCGTGGGCGACCTGCTTTCTAACGCTGCCAACTGTGCGAGGAGTTCGCTTTGCTCAGCCTCGACCACTTTCTGCCGCTTTGCAGTCAGCTCCGACAGCCGCTGCTCACGTTCACGGCGAGGTTCGACGAACTCTTCCGGAAGCTGATATTTGCCTGGATTCTCGATGAAGTCCGCAACCAGGCCGCCGGGATTACGTACCGTGCCGCCCGTGCTGGCCCTGCGGCTTTCCAGAAACCGCAGGCCTCCTCCACCCGTTCCGGGTGCTGCGCGGCCAGAGCTGTGGCGCGTGAGACCGTCACGCCCGCGTGGCGCAGCAAGACCACGAGCGCCGGATCCGCCGCTCCCCTCTCCGCAAAGGTGTAAGAGGCGTAGGCCTTCTTGCCGCGCCCCTCAATGCTCACGGCTTCCAGATACCTGTTGGCCAGCAA comes from the Deinococcus radiodurans R1 = ATCC 13939 = DSM 20539 genome and includes:
- a CDS encoding McrC family protein, encoding MTRFEGRAALKLTQWVGLLRTPDGATVEILPKTHERPGTRTGAESLERSRALLLRMLAATDERFRVAPPAELQTAHMPLYEVVIRYALEGVRAAVRRGIPHAYVPVQEERPGLRGRLDLPRQVRQPPHRAHLLHVTYDEFLPDRPETRLTRLSVERLAALTRLPANQRLARELLHALDEVPPSRNVNVDFAAWRLGRGHTHFAPLEALCRMVLYELNPIVAGKKTQAHALLFDMNVVYEAYVAQLLRRLYPTWTVATQVTQRALGDADGLPAFRLRPDLLLRTEEGQVIVADTKWKRLEADKAPTYDVANADAYQMLAYSEAFQHSAAYTHKALWLIYPRLPGLPPVSAPIRLGQGRTLSIVTIDLNQADPGAQWPASVLT